From the Acidicapsa ligni genome, one window contains:
- a CDS encoding response regulator transcription factor produces MNLQSVPIRILCVDDHPFMREGIAAYIHKASDMELVAEAVNGREAIEQFRKTQPDVTLMDLRLPDISGVEALRAIRKEFAHARVIILSTFDGDADIQRALEAGAQAYLLKTMPRSELLETIRKVHSGQRHVPPEVAAQLMQHLGQAHLSKREIEVMEKLTEGNRNIDIASALFISEETVKGHIKRIMEKLGANDRTEAVAIALRRGIIKL; encoded by the coding sequence ATGAACTTGCAATCTGTTCCAATCCGGATCTTGTGCGTTGACGATCATCCGTTCATGCGCGAGGGCATCGCAGCTTATATTCATAAAGCGTCGGATATGGAATTGGTTGCCGAAGCTGTGAACGGACGGGAAGCGATCGAGCAATTCCGAAAGACGCAACCAGACGTAACACTTATGGACCTTCGCCTGCCCGACATAAGCGGCGTGGAGGCATTGCGAGCGATCCGGAAAGAGTTCGCTCATGCGCGGGTCATCATACTAAGCACCTTTGACGGAGATGCCGATATCCAACGCGCTCTCGAAGCTGGAGCACAAGCATATCTATTGAAAACCATGCCCAGATCAGAGCTACTCGAAACCATCCGCAAGGTTCACAGCGGTCAAAGGCATGTACCACCTGAAGTGGCCGCACAGCTCATGCAACACTTAGGGCAGGCTCACCTGAGTAAGAGAGAGATCGAAGTTATGGAAAAGCTGACCGAAGGGAATCGCAATATCGATATCGCTTCAGCGCTCTTCATCAGTGAGGAAACTGTAAAGGGACACATAAAGCGCATTATGGAAAAGTTGGGAGCCAACGACCGCACCGAAGCCGTCGCAATCGCTCTCCGTCGCGGCATTATTAAACTCTGA